The Megalops cyprinoides isolate fMegCyp1 chromosome 22, fMegCyp1.pri, whole genome shotgun sequence genome contains a region encoding:
- the LOC118769730 gene encoding POU domain, class 4, transcription factor 2-like: MMMMSLNSKQAFTMPHTSLPEPKYSSLHSSSSSTLTSNAPSSSCSSSRHSSTISSSSSETMRRACLPAPPSNIFGGLDESLLARAEALAAVDIVSQTKSHHHHPPHHSPFKPDATYHTMNTLPCTSSSSSSSSVPISHPSALAGHHHHHHHHHHHQPHQALEGDLLDHITPGLALGAMAGPDGSVVSTPAHPAHMAGMNHMHQAALNMAHAHGLPSHMGCVSDVDADPRDLEAFAERFKQRRIKLGVTQADVGSALANLKIPGVGSLSQSTICRFESLTLSHNNMIALKPILQAWLEEAEKSHREKLNKPELFNGTEKKRKRTSIAAPEKRSLEAYFAIQPRPSSEKIAAIAEKLDLKKNVVRVWFCNQRQKQKRMKYSACV; encoded by the exons atgatgatgatgtctCTGAACAGCAAGCAGGCATTCACCATGCCCCACACCAGCTTGCCCGAACCCAAGTATTCCAGTTTGCATTCTTCCTCGTCTTCTACTTTGACTTCGAATGCTCCTTCGTCTTCCTGCTCTTCTTCACGACACAGTAGtaccatcagcagcagcagctcagagacGATGCGCCGAGCCTGTCTCCCAGCCCCGCCG AGCAATATATTCGGAGGTTTGGATGAGAGTTTGTTGGCGCGCGCTGAAGCTCTTGCGGCGGTGGATATAGTCTCTCAGACCAAgagccaccaccaccaccctcctcATCACAGTCCTTTCAAGCCGGACGCGACCTACCACACCATGAACACTCTCCCCTgtacctcctcctcttcctcttcctcttccgTGCCCATATCTCACCCTTCCGCCCTGGCGgggcaccaccaccaccatcaccaccaccaccatcaccagccCCATCAGGCGCTGGAGGGAGACCTTCTGGACCACATCACTCCGGGTCTTGCACTCGGGGCCATGGCAGGGCCGGACGGATCTGTTGTGTCCACGCCGGCGCACCCTGCCCACATGGCGGGGATGAACCACATGCACCAGGCGGCCCTCAACATGGCCCATGCCCACGGGCTGCCCTCCCACATGGGCTGCGTGAGCGACGTGGATGCTGATCCCAGGGACTTGGAAGCATTCGCAGAGAGATTTAAGCAGAGACGGATCAAACTCGGGGTAACCCAGGCGGATGTAGGGTCAGCGCTAGCCAACCTGAAGATTCCGGGGGTCGGTTCCCTCAGTCAAAGTACCATCTGCCGATTCGagtctctcacactgtctcacaaCAATATGATCGCTTTGAAGCCGATCCTACAGGCGTGGCTGGAAGAAGCAGAGAAATCACATAGGGAGAAACTGAACAAACCCGAGCTTTTCAACGggacagagaagaagagaaagcgCACGTCTATAGCGGCTCCGGAAAAGAGGTCTTTAGAAGCCTACTTCGCTATTCAGCCGCGTCCATCCTCGGAGAAAATAGCAGCCATCGCTGAAAAACTGGACCTCAAAAAGAACGTGGTGCGTGTCTGGTTCTGTAACCAACGGCAGAAACAAAAACGAATGAAATACTCCGCATGCGTCTAG